In Candidatus Kapaibacterium sp., one genomic interval encodes:
- a CDS encoding deoxyribodipyrimidine photo-lyase, with protein MIDDFNIEDRVRLINQGIEGNGDVVYWMSRDCRLHDNAALLFAQSIAIAKKRHLRIIFDGDFIGVSQRQKPFLLYGLQELASNCKDFNLSFEFLNGESTKTFAEFSKSNKVCCLVTDFSPLKYNRALKSRFCEIATVPIYEVDAHNVVPLWLASPKLEFAAYTIRPKITKLLPIYLTECPQLQIHPYGTAEICSFENFFDGDKELSSGETKAKIKLSQFIENKLDTYAELRNDPSLNFQSGLSPYLHFGMISAQRVALEVHKVDAKPDSKAAFLEELIIRKELSDNFCYYNPNYNNFTGFHTWAQSTLNEHRHDVREYLYSFEQFENAETHDKYWNAAQKEMVITGKMHGYMRMYWAKKILEWTRSPEEALDFAIILNDKYAKDGCDPNGYTGIAWSIGGVHDRAWSERQVFGKIRFMNDSGLKRKFDIEKYVENIKLLQNENNNIGNSVHSLFGSV; from the coding sequence ATGATAGACGATTTCAACATAGAAGATAGGGTAAGGCTGATAAATCAAGGAATTGAGGGCAACGGAGATGTTGTTTATTGGATGAGCCGTGACTGCAGATTACACGATAACGCGGCTTTGTTGTTCGCCCAATCAATTGCAATCGCTAAGAAGCGACATTTGCGAATAATTTTCGATGGTGATTTTATCGGTGTTTCCCAGCGGCAAAAGCCGTTCTTGCTTTACGGATTGCAAGAACTGGCATCGAATTGCAAAGATTTCAATTTGAGCTTTGAATTTCTAAATGGAGAATCAACCAAAACATTTGCAGAATTTTCAAAATCGAATAAGGTCTGTTGCCTAGTTACAGATTTTTCACCATTGAAATATAACAGAGCCCTGAAAAGTAGATTCTGTGAAATTGCCACCGTCCCGATTTACGAAGTTGATGCTCATAATGTTGTCCCGCTGTGGCTTGCATCGCCAAAGCTCGAATTTGCGGCTTATACGATTCGCCCGAAAATTACAAAATTATTGCCAATCTATTTAACTGAATGTCCGCAATTGCAGATTCATCCTTACGGCACTGCCGAAATTTGTTCATTTGAAAACTTCTTTGATGGCGACAAGGAACTTTCAAGCGGTGAAACGAAAGCAAAAATTAAATTGTCCCAATTCATCGAAAATAAATTGGATACCTATGCCGAATTGCGGAACGACCCTTCGCTGAATTTCCAATCGGGACTATCGCCCTATCTTCATTTTGGGATGATTTCTGCACAGCGCGTGGCTCTGGAAGTCCATAAAGTAGATGCTAAACCCGATTCAAAAGCTGCTTTCCTCGAAGAGCTCATCATTCGTAAGGAATTATCGGATAATTTTTGCTATTATAATCCGAATTATAACAATTTCACGGGCTTTCATACTTGGGCTCAGAGCACTTTGAACGAACATCGACACGACGTGCGGGAGTATCTCTATTCTTTCGAGCAATTTGAAAATGCCGAAACGCATGACAAATACTGGAATGCTGCACAAAAAGAGATGGTGATTACGGGCAAAATGCATGGATATATGCGAATGTATTGGGCTAAGAAAATTTTGGAATGGACTCGCTCGCCCGAAGAAGCTTTGGATTTTGCAATTATTTTGAATGATAAATATGCTAAGGACGGCTGTGACCCGAACGGCTATACGGGCATTGCATGGTCAATCGGCGGAGTTCATGACCGTGCTTGGAGCGAACGGCAGGTCTTTGGCAAAATTCGTTTTATGAATGATTCGGGATTAAAGCGTAAATTTGATATTGAAAAATATGTTGAAAATATAAAACTTTTACAAAATGAGAATAATAATATCGGCAATTCTGTTCATAGTCTTTTTGGCAGCGTGTGA
- the pgi gene encoding glucose-6-phosphate isomerase gives MSKSESYEKLKNHFNLMESMHLRQLFAKDADRFERFSIRWEQFLFDYSKNLVTSETLDLLVGLAREANLSEKIESQFKGEKINITENRAVLHTALRNRSDEPVYFEGVDVMPGIRKVLEQMQLFTNDIHSGKLRSYTDKTFTDVVNIGIGGSDLGPKMVCSALKKYASGKINIHFVSNVDATDIEETLRKLKPETTLFVIASKTFTTWETLTNANSAKAWFLNSGASKADIAKHFVALSTNHKACNEFGIPSENMFEFWDWVGGRFSLWSAIGLPIALYIGFDNFQELLTGAYKMDTHFRNKPFEQNIPVLMALLGIWYVNYWGFSSHALIPYDQYLERFSEFLQQLDMESNGKRVSRDGIELDYATGPVIWGTIGTNSQHSFFQLMHQGTATIPADFIAFAQSLNPTAEHHNILMSNFFAQTEAMMMGKNADEVKLELSAANLSESEINKLLPHKLFPGNKPTNTLLIDKLTPESLGMLIAIYEHKVFVQGVIWDVNSYDQWGVELGKQLAKSIYPELDNKIKTQSHDGSTNGLINHYNSIG, from the coding sequence ATGTCGAAATCTGAAAGCTACGAAAAATTGAAAAATCATTTCAATTTGATGGAAAGTATGCATTTGAGGCAATTATTTGCGAAAGATGCCGATAGATTCGAGCGTTTCTCAATTCGTTGGGAGCAATTTCTGTTCGATTATTCTAAAAATCTTGTCACAAGCGAAACTCTCGATTTGTTGGTTGGATTGGCTCGCGAAGCGAATTTGAGCGAAAAAATCGAATCTCAGTTCAAGGGCGAGAAGATTAATATTACTGAAAATCGGGCGGTGCTGCATACAGCATTACGCAACAGAAGCGACGAACCGGTATATTTTGAAGGTGTTGATGTAATGCCCGGCATCAGAAAGGTTCTCGAGCAAATGCAGCTATTTACAAATGATATTCATAGTGGCAAATTACGCTCCTACACAGACAAAACATTCACTGATGTAGTCAATATCGGCATAGGCGGTTCGGATTTAGGACCAAAAATGGTGTGCAGCGCACTCAAAAAATATGCTTCCGGCAAAATCAATATTCATTTCGTATCTAACGTTGATGCAACTGATATCGAGGAAACCTTGCGGAAACTTAAACCCGAAACTACGCTGTTTGTAATCGCCTCCAAAACATTCACAACTTGGGAAACGCTGACAAATGCAAATTCTGCCAAAGCGTGGTTTTTGAATTCAGGTGCGTCTAAAGCCGATATTGCGAAGCATTTTGTGGCACTTTCGACAAATCACAAAGCTTGCAACGAATTTGGAATCCCAAGTGAAAACATGTTTGAATTCTGGGATTGGGTCGGCGGGCGATTTTCCTTATGGTCTGCAATCGGGCTGCCAATCGCACTTTACATCGGTTTCGATAATTTTCAAGAATTGCTAACCGGTGCTTATAAAATGGATACACATTTTCGCAACAAACCTTTTGAGCAAAATATCCCTGTCCTGATGGCATTGTTGGGCATTTGGTATGTGAATTATTGGGGATTTAGCTCCCATGCCTTGATTCCATACGACCAATATTTGGAACGCTTTTCGGAATTTTTGCAGCAACTCGATATGGAAAGCAACGGCAAGCGAGTTTCCCGTGATGGAATCGAACTTGATTATGCCACAGGTCCCGTGATTTGGGGAACAATCGGTACCAATTCGCAACATTCATTTTTCCAACTAATGCACCAAGGCACCGCGACAATTCCGGCTGATTTCATAGCATTTGCACAATCTCTGAATCCGACTGCCGAGCATCATAATATACTTATGTCAAATTTCTTTGCTCAAACTGAAGCAATGATGATGGGTAAAAATGCTGATGAAGTCAAACTCGAACTCAGTGCTGCAAATTTGAGCGAAAGTGAAATAAATAAATTATTGCCTCATAAATTATTTCCGGGCAACAAACCCACAAATACGCTATTGATTGATAAATTGACACCCGAATCATTAGGGATGTTGATTGCAATTTACGAACATAAGGTGTTTGTGCAAGGTGTAATTTGGGATGTAAATTCCTACGACCAATGGGGAGTGGAATTAGGCAAACAATTAGCAAAATCAATATATCCCGAATTGGATAATAAAATTAAAACTCAATCTCATGACGGCTCGACAAATGGACTTATTAATCATTATAATTCAATTGGATAG
- a CDS encoding DUF1624 domain-containing protein produces the protein MNRFLPNVPDHSKESPRLHFIDLVRAYAILMMVQGHMIDATLAMEFRDTGDFFYNLWNHMRGITAPVFFFASGTIFTYLLMRKKVKFTENERVGKGLKRFVILIFLGYLLRFNFDILANLHDLDFMKFRYSFAADVLHCIGISILTIITFYIIHQITRIPIWIFLSLSALSLFYFYPSTLDVDWLAIFPLPIATYFTRDFGANFTIIPWMGFSLWGALLGYILSKNVNIAFNYIFTFVILALGLILHYGSGGILEILFKLTGDMNLKYLLFNNFLFYHLGNTLIICGVISFIANSVKIPKLLAKTGQKTMMIYVVHIFIIYGTALNNGFMHYYKYSFVPWQSILAAVLLIIFFLVLVKYIDGLKQSSKDLFQKIKSKLHN, from the coding sequence ATGAATAGATTTTTACCCAATGTCCCGGACCATAGCAAAGAATCGCCCAGATTGCACTTCATTGACCTGGTGAGAGCGTATGCTATTTTGATGATGGTGCAAGGGCATATGATTGATGCTACGCTTGCAATGGAATTTCGTGATACCGGGGATTTTTTCTATAATTTATGGAATCATATGAGGGGAATCACTGCCCCCGTCTTTTTCTTTGCTTCGGGCACTATTTTTACATATTTATTAATGCGTAAAAAAGTAAAATTCACTGAAAATGAACGAGTAGGCAAAGGGCTGAAAAGATTTGTAATACTTATATTTCTTGGATATTTACTCAGATTTAATTTTGATATCCTTGCCAATCTCCATGATTTGGATTTTATGAAATTCAGGTACTCTTTTGCTGCTGATGTATTGCATTGTATCGGAATTTCCATTTTAACTATAATTACATTTTATATAATCCATCAAATTACGCGAATTCCAATTTGGATATTTTTAAGTTTATCGGCATTATCGCTATTTTATTTTTATCCTTCAACTTTAGATGTTGACTGGTTGGCTATTTTCCCATTGCCGATAGCCACTTATTTTACAAGAGATTTTGGAGCCAATTTCACAATTATTCCTTGGATGGGATTCAGTTTATGGGGTGCGCTTTTGGGCTATATATTATCCAAAAATGTCAATATTGCATTTAATTATATCTTTACTTTCGTTATCCTCGCTTTAGGGTTGATATTGCATTACGGTTCGGGTGGCATTTTAGAAATTTTATTCAAATTAACCGGCGATATGAATTTGAAATATCTACTCTTTAATAATTTTCTTTTCTATCATTTGGGTAATACTTTAATTATTTGCGGTGTTATTTCATTCATAGCAAATTCAGTGAAAATACCCAAACTATTGGCTAAAACAGGGCAAAAGACGATGATGATATACGTTGTACATATTTTCATTATTTACGGTACGGCTCTGAATAATGGATTTATGCACTATTACAAATATTCATTTGTACCTTGGCAGAGCATTTTAGCTGCTGTTTTGTTAATCATTTTCTTTTTAGTTTTAGTGAAATATATTGATGGATTGAAACAATCATCTAAAGATTTATTTCAAAAAATTAAAAGCAAATTACATAACTAA
- a CDS encoding glycosyltransferase — translation MELTDAKLLSAAMIVKNEENDLPGCLESLKNIVDQIVIVDTGSTDKTKEIALAYGAEVHDFEWCDDFAIARNESLKYATGQWILYIDADERLSPDSQSFIRKLISKAKPEIGGFITTIISKYTEDDGSIATYKGKYPRLFRNLGYPDLHFFGKIHEQISPSIYEKGFDIIESEIIINHEGYAISKAEMNIKVGKNLNILTEHIRQEPENGYTWYQLGNTLYQMKMYERAIECLENALKCGNLTKFLSANTALALANMYLSKDQTLVARKCCELALLYLPEFNAANVLLKHITNLNK, via the coding sequence GTGGAGTTAACTGATGCAAAGCTGCTTTCGGCGGCGATGATTGTAAAAAATGAAGAAAATGATTTACCCGGATGCCTCGAAAGCCTGAAAAACATTGTTGACCAAATCGTAATCGTTGATACAGGTTCTACTGATAAAACTAAAGAAATTGCTTTGGCTTACGGTGCCGAAGTGCATGATTTTGAATGGTGCGACGATTTCGCAATCGCAAGAAACGAATCGCTAAAATATGCGACAGGGCAATGGATTTTGTACATTGATGCCGACGAAAGATTATCGCCCGACAGTCAATCGTTTATCAGAAAATTAATTAGCAAAGCCAAACCCGAAATCGGTGGATTTATCACTACTATTATTAGTAAATATACCGAGGATGACGGCTCAATAGCTACATATAAAGGGAAATATCCGCGACTTTTTCGTAATTTGGGTTATCCCGATTTGCACTTTTTCGGCAAAATTCACGAGCAAATTTCACCATCTATTTATGAAAAGGGTTTCGATATTATTGAATCCGAAATTATTATAAATCATGAAGGTTATGCAATCAGCAAAGCCGAAATGAATATAAAAGTCGGGAAAAATCTTAATATTTTAACCGAACACATTCGCCAAGAGCCTGAAAATGGATATACTTGGTATCAGTTGGGCAATACACTTTATCAGATGAAAATGTATGAGCGAGCAATTGAATGCCTCGAAAATGCTCTCAAATGCGGAAATTTGACTAAATTTCTTTCGGCAAATACTGCACTTGCACTCGCCAATATGTATTTATCAAAAGATCAAACTCTCGTTGCTCGCAAATGTTGTGAATTAGCATTGCTTTATTTGCCCGAATTTAATGCCGCAAATGTGCTTTTGAAGCATATTACAAATTTAAATAAATGA
- a CDS encoding deaminase has translation MNKRPDWDQLYITMCYLIGMRSKDPATHVGSVIVDSDNVLVSTGYNSLPRGIESDTENKRLSRDGGEKYYWIEHAERNAIYNAARRGTQLKGCKLYVPWTPCTDCARAIIQTGISDVIIHQNGQDFYDVHTNGKWIESYQKTRAMFLEAGVKARYVECNIVVPEVLMNGQYLASYDKLNYNETI, from the coding sequence ATGAACAAACGACCTGATTGGGACCAACTATATATCACAATGTGTTATTTAATCGGCATGAGAAGCAAAGACCCTGCTACTCACGTGGGCTCGGTGATAGTTGACAGCGACAATGTGCTTGTTTCGACGGGCTATAATTCATTGCCTCGTGGTATTGAATCCGATACTGAAAATAAGCGACTGTCTCGCGATGGTGGTGAAAAATATTATTGGATTGAACACGCCGAAAGAAATGCTATTTACAATGCAGCACGTCGCGGCACTCAGTTAAAGGGTTGCAAACTTTACGTCCCATGGACTCCTTGTACTGATTGTGCTCGTGCAATTATCCAAACAGGTATTTCCGACGTTATAATTCACCAAAATGGTCAAGATTTCTATGACGTCCATACAAACGGAAAATGGATAGAATCATACCAAAAAACGCGGGCTATGTTTCTGGAAGCAGGTGTAAAAGCTCGTTACGTCGAATGCAATATAGTTGTGCCCGAAGTTTTGATGAATGGACAGTATTTAGCTTCTTACGATAAGTTGAATTACAATGAAACGATATAG
- a CDS encoding SDR family oxidoreductase, whose amino-acid sequence MKEILKDKIICISGVTSGIGLAMANEFISCGAKVIGFGSKTADSYQNREDFDKNAMKDGRFELVDCDLNSEQSVRELVQHIISVHGQIDIFVNNAGVGNFKPIFETTIESFDEMMNTNLRGAFLLMRDFGKIMVEQHSGIILNINSVTINEIFTSCGAYTATKAGLKALSDTLRKEIRHSGVKVVDLILGATVSNIWSQSALDKFSQKMISSAAVADAVAANLAILIANPELMIEEIKIKPQLGDL is encoded by the coding sequence ATGAAAGAAATTTTAAAAGATAAGATTATTTGTATTAGTGGCGTAACAAGTGGAATTGGATTGGCGATGGCGAACGAATTCATTTCGTGCGGAGCGAAAGTGATTGGATTCGGCTCTAAAACTGCCGATTCCTACCAAAACCGTGAGGATTTCGACAAAAATGCAATGAAAGACGGGCGATTTGAATTGGTAGATTGCGATTTGAATTCCGAGCAATCCGTTCGCGAGTTAGTGCAACACATCATCTCCGTTCACGGACAAATTGATATTTTTGTCAATAACGCAGGAGTTGGCAATTTCAAACCAATATTTGAAACTACGATTGAATCATTCGACGAAATGATGAACACAAATTTACGTGGAGCATTCCTCTTGATGCGTGATTTCGGGAAAATAATGGTCGAGCAACATTCGGGGATAATTCTAAATATCAATTCCGTTACAATCAATGAAATTTTCACTTCTTGTGGTGCTTATACCGCGACTAAAGCCGGTTTGAAGGCATTGTCGGACACACTGCGTAAGGAAATAAGGCATAGCGGTGTAAAAGTGGTAGATTTAATTCTCGGGGCAACGGTCTCTAATATTTGGAGCCAATCAGCACTTGACAAATTCTCGCAAAAGATGATTTCCTCGGCTGCCGTAGCAGATGCTGTCGCAGCGAATTTGGCAATTTTGATAGCCAATCCGGAGTTGATGATAGAAGAAATAAAAATTAAACCACAACTCGGAGATTTGTAA